In a genomic window of Panthera tigris isolate Pti1 chromosome D4, P.tigris_Pti1_mat1.1, whole genome shotgun sequence:
- the TRAF1 gene encoding TNF receptor-associated factor 1 isoform X1: MASGSASSPRPAPDENEFPFGWPPTACPDPPEPRALCCAACLSENVRNGEDRMCPKCRGDDPQSVSPRSLLSQEKDHPEVAEAEVGCPFAGVGCSYKGSPKLMQEHEVTSQTTHLNLLLAFVKQWKAQLGSGLGSGPLALEQNLSDLQLQAAVEVAGDLEVDCYRAPCSESQDELALQHLMKEKLLAELEEKLRVFENIVAVLNKEVEASHLALAASIHQSQLDREHILSLEQRVVELQQTLAQKDQALGKLEQSLRLMEEASFDGTFLWKITNVTRRCHESACGRTVSLFSPAFYTAKYGYKLCLRLYLNGDGTGKRTHLSLFIVVMRGEYDALLPWPFRNKVTFMLLDQNNREHAIDAFRPDLSSASFQRPQSETNVASGCPLFFPLSRLQSPRHAYVKDDTMFLKCIVETSA, from the exons ATGGCCTCTGGCTCAGCCAGCAGCCCCCGCCCAGCCCCTGATGAGAACGAGTTTCCCTTTGGGTGGCCCCCCACCGCCTGCCCGGACCCACCAGAGCCCAGGGCCCTCTGCTGTGCTGCCTGTCTCTCTGAGAACGTGAG GAATGGCGAGGATCGGATGTGTCCAAAATGCAGAGGGGACGACCCCCAGTCTGTAAGCCCAAGAAGCCTTCTGTCTCAGGAGAAG GATCACCCCGAGGTGGCTGAGGCTGAAGTTGGGTGCCCCTTTGCTGGTGTTGGCTGCTCCTACAAG GGGAGCCCAAAGCTCATGCAGGAGCATGAGGTCACCTCCCAGACCACACACCTAAACCTGCTGTTGGCGTTCGTGAAACAGTGGAAGGCCCAGCTGGGCTCTGGCCTGGGCTCTGGGCCCCTGGCCCTGGAGCAGAATCTGTCAGACCTGCAGCTACAGGCGGCCGTGGAGGTGGCTGGGGACCTGGAAGTTGACTGCTACCGGGCACCCTGCTCTGAGAGCCAGGATGAGCTGGCCCTGCAGCACTTAATGAAAGAGAAGCTCCTGGCTGAGCTAGAGGAGAAGTTGCGTGTGTTTGAGAACATCGTCGCTGTCCTCAACAAGGAGGTGGAGGCTTCCCACCTGGCTTTAGCAGCCTCCATCCACCAGAGCCAGCTGGACCGTGAACACATCCTGAGCTTGGAGCAAAGG GTGGTGGAGTTGCAGCAGACCCTGGCCCAGAAAGACCAGGCCCTGGGCAAGCTGGAGCAGAGCCTCCGCCTCATGGAGGAGGCCTCCTTCGACGGCACCTTCCTATGGAAGATCACCAATGTCACCAGGCGCTGCCACGAGTCGGCCTGTGGCCGGACCGTCAGCCTCTTCTCTCCAG CTTTCTACACTGCCAAGTACGGCTACAAGCTGTGTCTGCGGCTCTACCTGAACGGGGACGGGACGGGGAAGAGGACCCACCTGTCTCTCTTCATTGTGGTCATGAGAGGGGAGTATGATGCTCTGTTGCCCTGGCCTTTTCGGAACAAG GTCACCTTCATGCTTCTCGACCAGAACAACCGCGAGCACGCCATCGACGCCTTCCGGCCCGACCTGAGCTCGGCATCCTTCCAGCGGCCGCAGAGTGAGACCAACGTGGCCAGTGGCTGCCCACTCTTCTTCCCCCTCAGCAGGCTGCAGTCACCCAGGCATGCCTACGTGAAGGATGACACCATGTTCCTCAAGTGCATCGTGGAGACAAGCGCTTAG
- the TRAF1 gene encoding TNF receptor-associated factor 1 isoform X2, which translates to MCPKCRGDDPQSVSPRSLLSQEKDHPEVAEAEVGCPFAGVGCSYKGSPKLMQEHEVTSQTTHLNLLLAFVKQWKAQLGSGLGSGPLALEQNLSDLQLQAAVEVAGDLEVDCYRAPCSESQDELALQHLMKEKLLAELEEKLRVFENIVAVLNKEVEASHLALAASIHQSQLDREHILSLEQRVVELQQTLAQKDQALGKLEQSLRLMEEASFDGTFLWKITNVTRRCHESACGRTVSLFSPAFYTAKYGYKLCLRLYLNGDGTGKRTHLSLFIVVMRGEYDALLPWPFRNKVTFMLLDQNNREHAIDAFRPDLSSASFQRPQSETNVASGCPLFFPLSRLQSPRHAYVKDDTMFLKCIVETSA; encoded by the exons ATGTGTCCAAAATGCAGAGGGGACGACCCCCAGTCTGTAAGCCCAAGAAGCCTTCTGTCTCAGGAGAAG GATCACCCCGAGGTGGCTGAGGCTGAAGTTGGGTGCCCCTTTGCTGGTGTTGGCTGCTCCTACAAG GGGAGCCCAAAGCTCATGCAGGAGCATGAGGTCACCTCCCAGACCACACACCTAAACCTGCTGTTGGCGTTCGTGAAACAGTGGAAGGCCCAGCTGGGCTCTGGCCTGGGCTCTGGGCCCCTGGCCCTGGAGCAGAATCTGTCAGACCTGCAGCTACAGGCGGCCGTGGAGGTGGCTGGGGACCTGGAAGTTGACTGCTACCGGGCACCCTGCTCTGAGAGCCAGGATGAGCTGGCCCTGCAGCACTTAATGAAAGAGAAGCTCCTGGCTGAGCTAGAGGAGAAGTTGCGTGTGTTTGAGAACATCGTCGCTGTCCTCAACAAGGAGGTGGAGGCTTCCCACCTGGCTTTAGCAGCCTCCATCCACCAGAGCCAGCTGGACCGTGAACACATCCTGAGCTTGGAGCAAAGG GTGGTGGAGTTGCAGCAGACCCTGGCCCAGAAAGACCAGGCCCTGGGCAAGCTGGAGCAGAGCCTCCGCCTCATGGAGGAGGCCTCCTTCGACGGCACCTTCCTATGGAAGATCACCAATGTCACCAGGCGCTGCCACGAGTCGGCCTGTGGCCGGACCGTCAGCCTCTTCTCTCCAG CTTTCTACACTGCCAAGTACGGCTACAAGCTGTGTCTGCGGCTCTACCTGAACGGGGACGGGACGGGGAAGAGGACCCACCTGTCTCTCTTCATTGTGGTCATGAGAGGGGAGTATGATGCTCTGTTGCCCTGGCCTTTTCGGAACAAG GTCACCTTCATGCTTCTCGACCAGAACAACCGCGAGCACGCCATCGACGCCTTCCGGCCCGACCTGAGCTCGGCATCCTTCCAGCGGCCGCAGAGTGAGACCAACGTGGCCAGTGGCTGCCCACTCTTCTTCCCCCTCAGCAGGCTGCAGTCACCCAGGCATGCCTACGTGAAGGATGACACCATGTTCCTCAAGTGCATCGTGGAGACAAGCGCTTAG